From one Methanosarcinales archaeon genomic stretch:
- a CDS encoding non-histone chromosomal MC1 family protein, producing MTTRNFVLRDKKGKEHGVFTGKQPRQAALKAANRGKGTKKKPETIILRERGTKKLHVYEGWREEVAAPKNKPSWMPEKIKKPNVRKVKIEKVDKV from the coding sequence ATGACAACAAGAAACTTTGTATTAAGGGATAAAAAAGGCAAAGAACATGGTGTTTTCACAGGAAAACAGCCACGCCAGGCAGCTCTTAAAGCAGCTAATCGAGGAAAGGGTACCAAAAAGAAACCTGAGACAATCATTCTCAGAGAAAGAGGGACCAAGAAACTTCATGTATATGAAGGATGGAGAGAAGAAGTAGCTGCTCCCAAGAACAAACCCAGCTGGATGCCTGAAAAGATCAAAAAGCCTAATGTAAGAAAGGTCAAGATCGAAAAAGTAGATAAAGTTTAA